The following are encoded together in the Planctomycetota bacterium genome:
- the rpiB gene encoding ribose 5-phosphate isomerase B: MKIVLGSDHRGNHVAQTLLTQLRTDGHEVNLLGDSGGQMSDYPDSAWHVAIAVANKEADRGILICGTGIGMCIAANKIKGIRAALAQDELSAQLSRTHNDANVLCLSADLLGQTLMKRIVDMWFRTAFDGGRHERRLAKIAMIENGQNPSATKPQTSG; this comes from the coding sequence GTGAAAATCGTGCTGGGTTCGGACCACCGCGGGAACCATGTCGCCCAGACGCTGCTGACCCAGCTCCGGACCGACGGGCATGAGGTCAACTTGCTGGGAGACAGCGGCGGTCAGATGTCCGACTATCCCGACTCCGCCTGGCATGTGGCCATCGCCGTCGCCAACAAGGAGGCGGATCGGGGCATCCTGATCTGCGGAACCGGCATCGGCATGTGCATCGCCGCCAACAAGATCAAGGGGATCCGCGCCGCCCTGGCCCAGGACGAACTGAGCGCCCAATTGAGCCGCACACACAACGACGCCAACGTGCTCTGCCTTAGCGCCGACCTGCTCGGACAGACGTTGATGAAGCGCATCGTGGACATGTGGTTCCGCACCGCGTTCGACGGCGGCCGCCATGAGCGGCGCCTCGCCAAGATCGCGATGATCGAGAACGGCCAGAACCCGTCGGCTACGAAACCCCAGACCAGCGGCTGA
- a CDS encoding leucyl aminopeptidase family protein, translating into MYQNIRARRGAKPCTLIFLFDGDKSIRGSKHAAAVAAALAHPGFRADNGEAVSAGKNILALGLGERKSFSATSMRIAGARLAKTLARMKVGALEVEVPAGIDRRHTSPGTLGQSFAEGISLAAWRFDDFDGKATKKTKKLPSLDLHSSDKAFLAGMSRGVTIASAVNAARAMAATPPNICLPDWVAQQAKKLGRTSGLRTRVIGFKEAQKLGMGGIVNVGKASASKPCLIMLEHKPRTIAPRSRNQHIVLVGKTITYDTGGYSLKVNNGMKGMKYDKCGGMAVIGAMRAIAALKLPIHVTGVLPTAENMVGGDSYRPDDIITMHNGVTVEVTNTDAEGRLVLADALSYACRTMKPTAIIDLATLTGGVVVALGHFSAGLFCENEPLRRKVEEAAAAAGEAVWRLPLWKEHRDFMRGQHADLINSNPQRSAHPIQGAAFLSFFVDEKMPWCHLDIAGMANTESNQDLGAAGPTGWGVRTLVELLSRWSGVS; encoded by the coding sequence ATGTACCAGAACATTCGAGCGCGGCGTGGCGCAAAGCCCTGCACCCTGATCTTCCTCTTCGACGGCGACAAGTCCATCCGCGGTTCCAAGCACGCGGCGGCGGTCGCCGCGGCCCTGGCGCATCCCGGGTTCCGGGCCGACAACGGCGAGGCGGTATCCGCCGGCAAGAACATTCTCGCCCTGGGCCTCGGGGAGCGGAAATCATTTTCGGCCACCAGCATGCGCATCGCCGGCGCCCGCCTGGCCAAGACCCTGGCGCGCATGAAGGTCGGCGCACTCGAAGTCGAAGTGCCCGCGGGCATCGACCGCCGCCACACGTCGCCGGGCACGCTTGGTCAGAGCTTCGCCGAGGGCATCTCGCTGGCTGCGTGGCGCTTTGATGACTTCGACGGCAAGGCGACGAAGAAGACCAAGAAGCTGCCGAGCCTCGACCTGCACTCGAGCGACAAGGCCTTCCTCGCGGGCATGTCCCGCGGCGTCACCATCGCCTCCGCCGTCAACGCGGCCCGGGCCATGGCGGCGACTCCACCCAACATCTGCCTTCCCGACTGGGTGGCGCAGCAGGCGAAGAAACTCGGCCGCACCAGCGGCCTGCGCACCCGCGTGATCGGCTTCAAGGAGGCGCAGAAACTGGGCATGGGCGGCATCGTGAACGTCGGCAAGGCCAGCGCGTCCAAGCCCTGCCTGATCATGCTGGAGCACAAGCCGCGCACGATCGCCCCGCGCTCGCGGAACCAGCACATCGTGCTGGTCGGCAAGACCATCACCTACGACACCGGCGGTTATTCGCTCAAGGTGAACAATGGCATGAAGGGCATGAAGTACGACAAGTGCGGAGGCATGGCCGTCATCGGCGCCATGCGGGCCATCGCGGCCCTGAAGCTGCCCATCCACGTGACCGGCGTGCTGCCGACCGCGGAGAACATGGTGGGCGGTGACAGCTACCGCCCCGACGACATCATCACCATGCACAACGGCGTGACGGTCGAAGTGACCAACACCGACGCCGAGGGCCGGCTGGTGCTGGCCGACGCCTTGAGCTACGCGTGCCGGACCATGAAGCCGACCGCGATCATCGACCTGGCCACCCTCACCGGCGGAGTCGTGGTCGCGCTGGGCCACTTCAGCGCCGGCCTCTTCTGCGAGAACGAGCCGCTGCGCCGCAAGGTGGAGGAGGCCGCCGCCGCCGCGGGCGAGGCGGTGTGGCGCCTGCCGCTGTGGAAGGAGCACCGCGATTTCATGCGCGGCCAGCACGCAGACCTGATCAACAGCAATCCGCAGCGTTCGGCGCATCCCATTCAGGGCGCCGCCTTCCTGAGTTTCTTCGTCGACGAGAAAATGCCCTGGTGCCATCTGGACATCGCCGGCATGGCCAACACGGAGAGCAACCAGGACCTCGGCGCCGCCGGCCCCACCGGCTGGGGCGTGCGCACTCTGGTCGAGCTGCTCAGCCGCTGGTCTGGGGTTTCGTAG
- a CDS encoding tRNA uridine-5-carboxymethylaminomethyl(34) synthesis enzyme MnmG, with amino-acid sequence MMDAADVIVIGGGHAGVEAAAAASRMLGSGARVLMITMDPTRIGAMSCNPAIGGLAKGQMVREIDALGGVMGEAADRAGIQFRVLNASKGPAVWGPRAQCDKHAYPAEVQRIVARHGVQVCAGTVERIEVRDGVCVGVTLAVGARRFIVDPGALHANDSGAQQARPIYVADPESAATTSALTIAARAVVLTTGTFMRALMHTGETKTPGGRVGEGSAVGISAALTSLGFELGRLKTGTPPRLAKETLDWENLKPQWGDEAPQRFSDRTPAGEFPKLPQVECRQTETSAAIHDLVRANLHRAPMYAGEMEAECGPRYCPSLEDKVVRFAQRDHHGVFLEPECLFTNEIYCNGISTSLPAEVQEGIVKGMRGCEHARILRYGYAVEYDMVWPHQLDATAETKRVERLFLAGQINGTSGYEEAAAQGLVAGMNAALRVRGEEPVRLGRDEAYLGVLLDDLVVRKPREPYRMFTSRAEHRLSLRADNADQRLTPMGRDLGLVGDAQWGAYERRQRDLAQIRESLTRGKIEGVRAHEWARRPEATLEQLASVCVEGVDRQLLARVSSDLRYSGYLVHQRTDIRRQKESENVPIPREFDVLQVRGLRSEAAEVILRHRPATLGQAGRLAGVNPADVTLVALALRRHGTLA; translated from the coding sequence GTGATGGATGCAGCGGATGTCATCGTGATTGGCGGCGGGCACGCGGGCGTGGAGGCCGCGGCGGCTGCGTCGCGCATGCTCGGCAGCGGCGCGCGGGTGCTGATGATCACGATGGATCCAACCCGAATCGGAGCCATGAGTTGCAACCCGGCCATCGGGGGTCTCGCCAAAGGACAAATGGTGAGGGAAATTGACGCGCTGGGCGGCGTGATGGGCGAGGCCGCCGACCGCGCCGGCATCCAGTTCCGCGTGCTCAACGCCTCCAAGGGTCCCGCGGTGTGGGGGCCGCGCGCCCAGTGCGACAAGCACGCCTATCCCGCCGAAGTGCAGCGGATCGTGGCCCGGCATGGCGTTCAGGTTTGCGCCGGAACCGTCGAGCGCATCGAGGTGCGCGACGGTGTGTGCGTCGGCGTGACGCTGGCCGTTGGAGCCCGTCGCTTCATCGTGGATCCGGGGGCGTTGCACGCCAACGACAGCGGCGCGCAGCAGGCGAGGCCGATCTATGTCGCCGATCCCGAAAGCGCCGCCACGACTTCAGCGCTCACCATCGCCGCCAGGGCCGTGGTGCTGACCACCGGAACCTTCATGCGGGCTCTGATGCACACGGGCGAGACGAAGACTCCGGGCGGACGCGTGGGCGAAGGCAGCGCCGTCGGCATTTCCGCGGCGCTTACTTCGCTCGGCTTCGAGCTGGGGCGTTTGAAGACCGGCACGCCTCCGCGCCTGGCCAAGGAGACGCTGGACTGGGAGAACCTGAAGCCGCAGTGGGGCGACGAAGCGCCGCAGCGATTCAGCGACAGGACGCCCGCGGGCGAGTTTCCCAAGCTGCCGCAGGTGGAGTGCCGGCAAACCGAGACCAGCGCCGCGATTCACGACCTGGTGCGGGCGAATCTGCACCGCGCCCCGATGTACGCCGGCGAGATGGAGGCGGAGTGCGGCCCGCGCTACTGCCCGAGCCTGGAGGACAAGGTGGTGCGCTTCGCTCAGCGCGACCATCACGGGGTCTTTCTCGAGCCCGAGTGCCTCTTCACCAATGAGATCTACTGCAACGGCATCTCCACCAGCCTGCCTGCGGAAGTGCAGGAAGGCATCGTCAAGGGGATGCGCGGCTGTGAACACGCACGGATCCTGCGCTACGGCTATGCCGTTGAATACGACATGGTCTGGCCGCATCAACTCGACGCGACCGCCGAGACCAAGCGGGTCGAGCGGCTCTTTCTCGCGGGACAGATCAACGGAACCAGCGGTTACGAGGAGGCAGCGGCACAGGGGCTGGTCGCGGGCATGAACGCGGCGCTGCGCGTGCGCGGCGAGGAACCCGTCCGGCTTGGCCGTGACGAGGCCTACCTGGGCGTGCTGCTGGACGACCTGGTGGTGCGCAAGCCGCGCGAACCCTACCGCATGTTCACCAGCCGCGCCGAGCACCGGCTTTCGCTTCGCGCCGACAACGCGGACCAGCGGCTTACGCCAATGGGACGCGATCTCGGCCTGGTCGGCGACGCGCAGTGGGGGGCCTACGAACGGCGGCAGCGGGATCTTGCACAGATCCGCGAATCGCTCACCCGCGGCAAGATCGAAGGCGTCCGCGCGCATGAGTGGGCGAGGCGGCCCGAGGCCACGCTGGAGCAACTCGCGAGCGTCTGCGTTGAAGGCGTTGATCGGCAGTTGCTCGCGCGAGTCTCCAGCGATCTGCGCTATTCGGGGTACCTCGTGCATCAGCGGACCGACATCCGCCGGCAAAAAGAGAGCGAGAACGTGCCGATTCCGAGGGAGTTCGACGTGCTGCAGGTGCGCGGCCTGCGCTCCGAGGCCGCCGAGGTGATCCTTCGCCATCGTCCGGCCACGCTGGGTCAGGCGGGGCGCCTGGCGGGAGTCAATCCTGCCGACGTCACGCTGGTCGCACTGGCGCTTCGGCGCCACGGTACCCTTGCCTGA